A stretch of Brassica napus cultivar Da-Ae chromosome C6, Da-Ae, whole genome shotgun sequence DNA encodes these proteins:
- the LOC106365950 gene encoding LOW QUALITY PROTEIN: histone-lysine N-methyltransferase ASHH2-like (The sequence of the model RefSeq protein was modified relative to this genomic sequence to represent the inferred CDS: deleted 1 base in 1 codon) produces the protein MDCKENGVSDPSGDENLTSAAMDIGGSFSEKSMDLVTSLETAQAASVINPAMEEDQRECFVEAEQMGEGNSVGKELEENSDAVCCVDAEQAQGSVSDAIVLGGGGTVLPKGGRETDAESGFLNDAPEKVESSETAKDIENDKAGSDGFDGGNNEPSSDDVSLIRSCPFPDTVLDSGGLGCSETENRVKSSSDGDGNIPLVVSSSSAVPEMLSNSDGGLRSCDLDDIVDKETIDPDSRLVHEDELHTDLSDKNETLLKNHVGNTSSESDVAGMNDDVAVVHEDELHTDLSDKNETLLKNHVGSSSSESDVAGMNDDVAADPRGQSFSRTSPIEENTSGVEANAPITDPSLVRSFPLKFGNGVIGARNPENAVESIRIVDGNGRIGGEVASASGTSESSPRRRSRVGKQGNLSQTNLSAPLPRKSSRKKQSERNLESIFNCSKQKRSSVSKPDRSSQWGLPCRTAEIFLQSNNIPYGRPPHHETKQPQNSPKNGEHTQASSGSCLRLKVKFGKSGGQNPLNITVSKVSGNSLPAGGIVKAGKGLEFPGPADIVEDKLQIVETREQLKEKNNPLEKLSCRLLSVSITDEKKNQDAGGLCRKLGGDVLDEGTHLSSSIVVEEGERANGTRPLDSETSPDSEVINSVQKDLPHGFSSTAEDLVNTNRGLEKQDELLASVSPLENGSHLIPNAKKGKHPNKSKGNGTRKGNSKSKSAKGGRKNESHEGLEKHSFINRSAGSDDSKDHEVGRAESNETTGALLDANMGKAFAINGAISQDVIHGEAVMDLTIEDSSPTESAWVRCDDCFKWRRIPASVVGSIDESSRWICMNNSEKEFAHCSISQEMSNEEINEQLGIGQDEADAYDYEAAKRGKDKEQKSKRLPVNKKACFRAIKTNQFLHRNRKNQTIDEIMVCHCKPPPDGRLGCGEECLNRMLNIECLHGTCPAGDLCSNQQFQKRKYVKFERFQSGKKGYGLRLLEDVREGQFLIEYVGEVLDMQSYESRQKDYASMGQKHFYFMTLNGNEVIDAGAKGNLGRFINHSCEPNCRTEKWMVNGEICVGIFSMKDLKKGQELTFDYNYVRVFGAAAKKCYCGSSHCRGYIGGDPLNGDVVVQSDSDEEYPELVILDDDESGEGILDATSKIFMDGADMQMPQNSTKVDDSKDLASQSPSSVSVKLPESEVLPSFQPTEASKELSTDMPVIDVQQEVLEKKTKGASPASKSISRLSSDGANSDKTVKHGSGEDIKILSRPRPRTKTSRSSGSSKQALPGVNKAQTTPVKKLQQQPIKSKGSEEVSPSGRIETFEGKLNELLDAGGGISKRRDSAKGYLKLLLLTAASRGNANEGIQSNRDLSMILDALLKTKSRTVLVDVINKNGLQMLHNIMKQYRRDFKKTPILRKLLKVLEYLATRDILALEHIVRPPPYAGMESFKQSILTLTEHDDKQVHQIARNFRDRFIPKHLRKPWRIDREERSESRRSPINSRFRSSQEPRYDHHSPRRAEPFASRAATPETPSVSDGCIQPTSSSLPETNGRKRKSRWDQPSTSKEQRTMTDVQDDLPPGFSSPCTDAPNAVTAQPQAKFLSRLTVSYGIPLSIVHQCGLPCKDDPSSWSVAPGVPFSPFPPLPPVTHGEFFANKRNGTVSDSPKRKREFSSDIGTSYFRQQKQKVPPWIRYNGWEKTANSSIPRHLTLEKKINNQENLEFRERSTFHES, from the exons ATGGATTGCAAGGAGAACGGTGTTAGTGACCCTTCCGGGGATGAGAATCTTACCTCCGCTGCGATGGACATCGGTGGAAGCTTCTCTGAGAAGTCTATGGATTTAGTCACTAGTTTGGAGACTGCACAGGCTGCATCAGTTATAAACCCTGCGATGGAGGAGGACCAGAGGGAGTGCTTTGTAGAGGCTGAGCAAATGGGAGAGGGAAACAGTGTTGGTAAAGAACTTGAGGAAAACTCTGATGCTGTTTGTTGCGTTGATGCTGAGCAAGCTCAAGGATCGGTTTCTGATGCCATTGTGCTTGGTGGTGGCGGCACAGTATTGCCCAAAGGGGGCAGGGAAACAGATGCTGAATCGGGTTTTCTAAATGATGCACCTGAAAAGGTTGAGTCTTCGGAAACTGCTAAAGATATAGAGAATGATAAAGCTGGAAGTGATGGTTTTGATGGAGGAAATAACGAACCATCGAGTGATGATGTTTCTCTCATTCGGAGTTGTCCCTTTCCAGATACAGTATTGGATTCTGGGGGTTTGGGTTGCAGTGAGACAGAGAATCGTGTGAAGTCTTCTAGTGATGGTGATGGCAATATCCCTCTCGTGGTGTCCTCTTCATCAGCTGTTCCAGAAATGTTAAGTAATAGTGATGGTGGTCTGCGCTCATGTGATCTTGATGACATCGTAGACAAAGAGACGATCGATCCAGATTCGAGGTTGGTACATGAGGATGAGCTGCATACTGATCTTTCTGACAAGAATGAAACACTGCTAAAGAACCACGTGGGGAATACATCAAGTGAAAGTGATGTGGCTGGTATGAATGATGATGTGGCTGTGGTACATGAGGATGAGCTGCATACTGATCTTTCTGACAAGAATGAAACACTGCTAAAGAACCATGTGGGGAGTTCATCAAGTGAAAGTGATGTGGCTGGTATGAATGATGATGTGGCTGCTGATCCGAGAGGTCAAAGTTTCAGTCGGACATCACCTATAGAGGAAAATACCTCTGGTGTAGAAGCCAACGCCCCTATTACCGACCCTTCTTTGGTGAGGAGTTTTCCGTTGAAGTTTGGTAATGGAGTCATTGGAGCTCGTAATCCTGAAAACGCAGTGGAGTCGATCAGGATAGTAGATGGCAATGGCAGAATAGGTGGTGAAGTTGCTTCTGCATCTGGGACTAGCGAGTCTTCACCTCGAAGGAGGTCCCGAGTCGGTAAACAGGGTAATCTTTCGCAGACCAATCTGAGTGCTCCTCTTCCGAGAAAATCCTCTAGAAAGAAACAATCAGAAAGAAATTTGGAATCAATTTTTAACTGTTCGAAGCAGAAGAGGAGCTCTGTTTCAAAACCAGACCGTTCATCTCAGTGGGGATTGCCATGTAGGACCGCTGAAATCTTCTTACAGAGCAATAATATTCCTTATGGTAGACCTCCGCATCACGAAACAAAGCAACCTCAGAACAGTCCTAAAAATGGAGAGCATACCCAAGCATCAAGTGGCTCTTGCCTTCGTTTGAAAGTTAAATTTGGTAAGTCAGGTGGCCAAAATCCTTTGAACATTACAGTCTCTAAGGTCAGTGGCAACTCTTTGCCTGCTGGTGGTATTGTTAAGGCCGGAAAAGGTTTAGAGTTTCCAGGGCCTGCAGATATTGTCGAGGATAAACTCCAGATTGTGGAAACTAGAGAGCagttaaaagagaaaaacaatCCCTTGGAGAAACTTTCATGTCGGCTGTTATCTGTTTCTATTACGGATGAGAAAAAGAACCAAGACGCTGGGGGGTTATGTAGGAAGCTAGGTGGTGATGTTTTAGATGAGGGTACACACCTTTCCTCTAGTATTGTGGTTGAAGAGGGCGAGAGGGCTAATGGAACCCGGCCCCTAGACTCTGAAACTTCACCAGATTCAGAAGTTATCAACTCTGTGCAAAAGGATTTGCCTCATGGTTTTTCCAGCACTGCAGAAGACCTGGTCAACACGAACAGAGGATTAGAAAAACAAGATGAATTGCTTGCTTCAGTATCTCCTTTGGAAAATGGTTCACATCTAATTCCCAACGCCAAAAAAGGTAAACATCCTAATAAGTCAAAAGGTAATGGAACAAGAAAAGGGAACTCCAAGTCCAAGTCTGCCAAAGGCGGGAGAAAAAATGAATCTCACGAGGGGTTAGAGAAACACAGCTTTATAAATAGGAGTGCTGGAAGTGATGATAGTAAAGATCATGAAGTAGGAAGAGCGGAGTCTAACGAAACAACAG GTGCTCTTTTGGACGCTAATATGGGAAAAGCCTTTGCCATTAATGGCGCCATATCGCAAGATGTTATTCATGGGGAAGCGGTCATGGACCTTACTATTGAGGATAGCTCTCCCACAGAGAGTGCTTGGGTTCGATGCGATGATTGTTTTAAATGGAGACGAATACCTGCTTCTGTGGTAGGGTCAATTGACGAGAGCTCGAGATG GATCTGTATGAACAACTCAGAGAAAGAATTTGCTCATTGCTCAATCTCTCAAGAGATGTCAAATGAAGAAATTAATGAACAGTTGGGCATAGGACAGGATGAAGCAGATGCATACGACTATGAGGCGGCTAAAAGGGGGAAAGACAAGGAACAGAAGAGCAAACGTTTGCCAG TTAACAAAAAGGCGTGCTTCAGGGCCATAAAAACAAACCAGTTTCTTCATCGTAACCGTAAAAATCAAACAATTGACGAG ATAATGGTTTGTCACTGCAAACCACCACCTGATGGTAGACTGGGTTGTGGAGAAGAATGTCTCAATAGAATGCTTAACATTGAATGTCTCCATGGTACATGCCCTGCTGGCGATCTATGCTCAAATCAGCAG TTTCAAAAACGGAAGTATGTTAAGTTTGAGAGATTCCAATCGGGTAAGAAGGGTTATGGCCTGAGATTGCTTGAGGATGTACGTGAGGGACAGTTCCTTATTGAATACGTTGGAGAG GTGCTTGATATGCAATCTTATGAGTCTCGTCAGAAGGATTATGCTTCCATGGGTCAGAAACATTTCTATTTCATGACACTGAATGGGAATGAG GTAATTGATGCTGGTGCAAAGGGAAATTTAGGGCGTTTCATTAACCATAGTTGTGAACCAAACTGCCGTACGGAAAAG TGGATGGTGAATGGTGAAATTTGCGTTGGAATATTCTCCATGAAAGACCTTAAGAAG GGTCAGGAGTTGACATTTGACTACAACTATGTGAGGGTTTTTGGTGCCGCTGCCAAAAAGTGTTACTGTGGATCATCACATTGCCGAGGTTACATTGGGGGAGATCCTTTGAACGGTGATGTAGTTGTTCAAAGTGATTCAGATGAAGAGTATCCCGAACTTGTGATCCTTGATGATGACGAAAGTGGGGAAGGAATCTTAGATGCAACGTCTAAGATCTTCATGGATGGTGCTGACATGCAAATGCCGCAGAACTCTACAAAGGTTGATGATTCCAAGGACCTTGCTTCTCAATCGCCTAGCTCAGTATCTGTAAAACTTCCAGAGAGCGAGGTTCTTCCATCTTTTCAACCGACCGAAGCATCCAAGGAACTTTCGACAGACATGCCTGTCATTGATGTCCAGCAGGAGGTTCTTGAAAAGAAGACTAAAGGCGCATCTCCCGCCTCCAAGTCTATCAGCAGACTGTCCTCGGATGGTGCAAATTCTGATAAGACAGTAAAGCATGGATCTGGTGAAGATATAAAGATACTTTCACGACCCCGCCCTCGTACAAAAACTTCGCGTTCATCGGGGTCCAGCAAGCAAGCTCTTCCTGGTGTTAACAAAGCACAGACTACACCAGTCAAAAAGTTGCAACAGCAGCCCATCAAATCTAAAGGATCAGAGGAAGTTTCTCCCAGCGGGCGTATTGAAACAT TTGAAGGGAAACTGAACGAGTTACTAGATGCTGGGGGAGGGATAAGCAAGCGGAGG GATTCAGCAAAGGGCTACTTGAAACTGCTGCTTCTCACTGCTGCTTCCCGGGGCAATGCCAATGAAGGAATTCAAAG CAATCGAGATCTTTCAATGATTCTTGATGCCCTTTTGAAGACAAAGTCACGAACTGTTTTGGTGGACGTAATCAACAAGAATG GTCTGCAAATGTTACACAATATCATGAAACAATACCGGAGGGATTTTAAAAAGACCCCAATACTCCGAAAACTTTTGAAG GTATTAGAGTATCTTGCCACGAGGGATATTCTTGCACTGGAGCATATAGTCAGACCACCTCCTTACGCAGGGATGGAAAG CTTCAAGCAGTCTATTCTAACACTCACCGAGCATGATGACAAACAG GTGCATCAAATTGCGAGGAACTTCCGAGACAGATTTATCCCTAAGCATTTAAGAAAACCTTGGCGCATCGACAGAGAAGAGAGATCGGAGTCTAGAAGATCACCTATAAACAGCAGATTCAGATCATCACAAGAACCTAGATATGATCATCATTCGCCAAGACGTGCAGAACCATTTGCCTCAAGGGCTGCAACTCCCGAAACACCTTCTGTATCCGACGGGTGCATACAACCAACCTCCTCCAGCCTTCCCGAGACAAATGGACGCAAGCGTAAAAGCAGATGGGACCAGCCGTCTACTTCCAAAGAGCAACGAACCATGACAGATGTCCAAGACGACCTTCCACCCGGGTTCTCATCGCCTTGCACTGATGCGCCTAATGCAGTCACTGCACAGCCACAAGCAAAGTTCCTCTCTCGGTTAACAGTCTCCTATGGGATCCCGCTTAGCATCGTTCATCAGTGTGGTTTACCCTGCAAAGACGACCCCAGTAGCTGGTCCGTTGCTCCTGGGGTGCCGTTCTCTCCGTTTCCACCTTTACCACCTGTTACTCACGGCGAGTTTTTCGCTAATAAGAGAAACGGAACAGTCTCGGACTCTCCAAAGCGGAAGAGAGAGTTTTCATCTGATATAGGAACAAGTTACTTTCGGCAACAGAAACAGAAAGTTCCTCCATGGATACGATACAACGGGTGGGAGAAAACAGCAAACAGCTCCATACCT AGGCATCTAACTTTAGAGAAGAAGATCAACAATCAAGAAAATCTtgaatttagagagagaagtACATTCCATGAAAGTTAA